In the Leptospira fainei serovar Hurstbridge str. BUT 6 genome, CCGAAGCGAGAGGTATCTCGGAAATATCGGGGAAAATCTCCACGATATCTTTTCCGAATTCTTTCCGAAATCTTTCCTTAATCTCCGAGAACGGATGAGGAGGGACTCTATCCTGCAAGTCTTGCAGAGGGTCGGTAAAACTTTCCGGAAAGAGATGCGAAAGGCTTGCGAGATACTGACCGAGTTTAACGTAAACTCCACCCATTCGCAAAAAGAATTCCCGGCACTCTCGCCCTAAATTCTGAAAGAACTCCGTTTCCTTTTCCTCATTCCGATAGGAGGGTAGAAAAAGCCTCGCGAATTTATAATACCAAAGAAGACTGAAAATTTTCTTCCAAAGAAACCAGCTACCTCTGTAATATCTGCCGCTCGCCGAATATTTTGGAAGATTGTTTCCGTTCTTAGTGGAGGAAGAATTAGACATAGATCCTATTCAGGTTCCGATACCATCCGGACATCCGCCTTCGTCTTGATCCGATCTAGGAGTTCCATAATTCCCAAATTCTCTCGGATATCTCCGGTTATACGATCCGATTTATTCGCAAGAACGGATCGGATTTCCGCGTAGAGATTTTCAAAGGGATTCGGTCCGATGGAAGATTTTTCCGGAAACGAGACTTCCGTCAAACTATTAAATCCTTTGTATTTACGGGAAGCTTTGGATTCGAAGAGACTAAAACCGTCGTTTGAGAGAATCATTCGAGCGCAATCCGTCATAATATCCATTTCAAACTGAAAATAGTTACGACTTCCTCCGGCTTCTAAGAATACGATCGGCCCGGAATCATATTCCAAAAAGGCAACCGCTCTATCTTCGACGGAAACTCCGTTTCGTTTTCGTAAACTAGAGCGAACCCGATCCGGTTTTCCCAATAACCAGTAAATTAAATCTATCGCATGCGTTCCGTCATGAAACAAAGGTCCGGTTCTGTCATGAAATGCTCGTCCAGGGTTGGCGGCGGATGTTAAAACGGAAGCCCGAATGGTCCGTATCGTACCGTATTTACCCGATTCCAAGACGGACTTTGCCCAAGAATATTTCGGATGATATCGTCTCTCGTGGTTTACCCAGATTCTGACTTCGTTTTTCCTTGCCAATTTTTCGAGAGATTTTGCCTGAAGAAACGTTTCGCAAACGGGCTTCTCCACCAGCAGGTTTTTACTTCCGAATCGGATTGCGGAACAAGCATCGAGATAATGCGATTCAGTAGGAGTCGCAATTATAGTAAGATCCGGAATATTTCGAATCTTTGCGAACGAATCTAAATCGGAAAAAATACGATCCGTCGGAAACTTCCATTGCTTGCGAAACAATTCCCGCTTTTCCCGGTTAAGATCCAAGGCGCCGATAATTTCAAAATTCTTTTTGCCCCAAGCAGAAAGTAGGACGCCGGCGTGAGTGCAGGGTTTTTGCCGAAGGGGATCTTTCTCTAAGATGCCGGCAATTCTTCCCAACCCTACGATCAATGTCTTTGTCTTTCGCATCGAAAATACTGAATGTGGTTTTCTCCGCTTTCGCAAGACGATTTTTTCCAAAAATCGACTACCGTCCGTAATGGGGATCTTGAATTCTGGTGCCTATGCGATCCGATTTCAAATACGATCCGGAAACCGTTCGACGAGTTCTTTCTTCCCCATCCAAGTTTTCCTTTGCACAGGAATCCGAGATTCTATCCGTCACCACGTCCTCGGGAATGTGCGAAGCCGGCTCGCTATTCGTGCCTCTCCGAGGAAATCGTGACGGCCATGATTTCATCCCGGACGCTCTTTCCAAGGGAGCTATTCACTTTCTTTGCGAATACGAGCATACGATCCTGGAAAAACTTTCGGAGGCGGACAAAGAGAAAGCCATATTCGTTAAGGACACATTGATCGGGTTGGGCAAATTGGCCGCCTTTCATCGATCCAGATTTAAGCCGATCGTAATTGCGGTAACTGGTTCCAGCGGTAAAACGACTACGAAGGAAATCTTAGGTTCCTGCCTGGCTCCTTTGGAAGAGTCTCTAGTCGTAACCGAAAAAAATTATAATAACGAAATCGGCGTACCCTTCACCTTATTTCAAATCGGACCCAAGACGCGATATGTAATATGCGAAATGGGAATGAACACGAAGGACGAGATATCCAGATTATCTTCGATGGCAAAACCGCAATTAGCGATTATTACGACTATCGGTACCGCTCATATCGAATTCTTCAGTTCGAGAAAAGGGATCGCTAAAGCAAAAGCCGAAGTGATGGATGGAATGCCGAAAAGCGGAATCGTTTTTTATCCTGCAACGGGGGAATACAAAAGAATCTTATCTAAGAAAGCTCGAAAGGCAGGCGTTAAACTGAAATTTGTTTCGTTAACTTCTCGGATCAAAATCTTGGAAACTTTACGAGAGGGCTTTAGACTAGAGATATCCGATACGATTTTAAACTGGAATCTTCCAGGTTCTAAGTTACTGGAAAATTTATCCCTATGTATCGCGACTTTAGAGGAAATAGGGACACCGGTAGATTGGATCATACAAGGAATTCGTAATTTTAGAACGAAAGATAAACGACTCGACCTTCAGGAAGGGACGTATCGCATTCTAAACGACACTTATAATGCCAATCGAGAATCTATGCTCTCGTCCTTGGAAGCCTGTTCCCAGCTTTCCGGCGTCGATGGATTCTATGCGATTTTGGGAGATATGAAAGAAGTAGGATCTTATTCCTCCAAGTTTCATACTGAAATCGGAAAATTCGCAGCCTCTCTTTCCAACTGTAAAGGAATCTTCACTTTCGGTTCCGGTTCTATTTCCACATTCAAAGGATTTCGGAGCAAGGCGGCTCCTTCCCGAACGGCATTCTCATTCTCAGGAGACGAAGAAGGTCTTCATTCCCTACTCGAATCGGTTAGAAAGAATGTCCCGGAAGGATCGTACATATTGGCAAAAGCATCGCGCGGCATGAAGCTTGAGAGAGTCGCAGAAGCATTAAATTCGGTTTCAAAGATTGAGTAAGATCGTTTCCGGCTTGCCCCCGTACGGTTTCCGGAGGACCCTGCAAGCGTGAAACCGAAAGTAGCAGTGATTATGGGTAGTCAATCCGATTGGGAAACGATGAAGGAAGCCGTCACAATTCTTCAAGAGTTGGGAATCGCCTCGCATAAGGAAATCATCTCGGCTCATCGTTCACCGGAGATCATGATGGATTTTGCCAAGAGCGCAAGATCTAGAGGTTTCGAAATCATCATCGCCGGAGCCGGAGGGGCCGCACATTTACCCGGAATGGTAGCATCCCTAACAACCCTGCCCGTCTTGGGAGTTCCCGTCAAATCTTCCAATTTAAAAGGACTCGATAGTCTTTTATCCATCGTTCAGATGCCTGGAGGAGTTCCCGTCGGAACTCTTGCGATCGGCTCCGCCGGAGCCAAGAACGCAGGATTATTGGCTGCAAGAATTCTCTCGCTTCATGACGAGAACCTTGCTAAAAAGTTAGAAGCATACCGGGATAAAATTCGCGAAGAAGCCTTGTCTAAAAACGATCAATTAATATGAATAAAGCCCTATTTCCTCCCGCTCGATTAGGCGTCATGGGTTCGGGACAACTCGGAAGAATGTTTGCCCAGGAGGCGATTAGAATGGGCTATCGAGTCTCCGTTTATTCCCCGGAACGGAACACACCTGCGGCCTTGGCTGGAGCCGAAGAAGTAGTAGTTCCTTACGAAGATGAAACATCCCTTCGAAAATTTTTAGGAAGCGTTGACGCTGTTACATTTGAATTTGAGAATATTCCAAATAGCGAATTGACTCTCATCGAAAATTTCTCGAAAGAGACCGGACTCATCGTATCCCCGAGACCGGAGTGTATCCGGATCGCTCAACACAGAATCAGGGAAAAAACGACGTTTCGAAATTTAGGCCTACCGACGGTCGATTTTTATCCGATTGCGAATAAGTCGGATGCGGTCGCGGCTGCGGAAAAATGTAAATTTCCTGCGGTATTGAAAACTTCTACGTTCGGCTACGACGGGAAAGGGCAAACGAAATATAGGACTAGAGAAGAATTCCGATTTTGGGCGGGATCGCTCGGTACCGAACCGTTGGATCTTATTTTGGAGGAATGGGCTTCTTTCGACAAGGAAGCATCAGTGATCCTCGCCCGATCGCGAGACGGAAAATCATTCTGCTTTTCTCCGTCCGAAAACGTACATAAAAATCATATTCTGGACTTAACGATTCATCCGGGAGAATTTTCGGAAAAGACCAAAAATGCAATGGTTGCCGCCGCAGTCCGTTTAGCGGAAGGAATCGATTATGTCGGAGTCTTCGGATTAGAATTCTTTATAGTAGGCGACACATTTCTATTAAACGAATTCGCCCCACGACCGCATAATTCGGGACATTTTTCCCAAGACGCGGCTTCGGTTTCCCAATTCGAATTACAAGTAAGGATGCTCGTCGGTTTACCCATTCCGAATTTTATTTTAAGTTCCGATAGTTCCATGAAGAATATTTTAGGGCAAGACTTTGCTCCCGATTCCGAGCAATGGTTAAAATATATGTCCGATGCGAGGTATTCCCTTCACCTCTACGGAAAATCCGAACCGCGAACGGATAGAAAAATGGGCCACTGGAATTACGTTGGTGAAAATCCGAAAAATGCCTTCAAGTAGTCGGGGCTATTCGCTGGATTGTCGTGTTGACTTCGTCAACGCTCCTAACCGGAAGGAAGCGATTTCGGAAATTTCGTTAAACGAACAGGCCTAATTTTAAGATCACCGAACCGACTAGGATAAAAATTCCATTCCCCAATCTCTAACATTCCCGGCCCCGAGCGTGACTAGCTTATCACCGGATCGAAGAAACTTTCGTAACTCGGCACATCCCATTTTGACGTCATCGGAAAGAAGAATCGGTTTTCTCTTCATAGCTTCTACGATCAATTCGGAGCTTACCCCGGGAATCGGATTTTCCCCCGCGGAATATATCGGCAGAAGATATACGATCTCTCCCGACTCCAAACTCTCCGCGAATTCTTTGTATAAATTTTGTGTTCGAGTGAACCTATGAGGCTGAAAAAGGACGACCGTTCTTCCTTTCCCATCGGACATTTCCGCCATTGAAGAAAGCACCGCTCTCACTTCGGTCGGATGATGACCGTAATCATCATAGACGTCGACTCCGTCTACGGATCCTAAGTATTCCAGCCTTCGCTTAACGCCAGAATAGGCGGAAATTGATCGCACTGCATCTTCGGCGGATATACCGACCTCTATACCTGCCATAATCGCCGCCAAAGAATTTCGCAAATAATGGGCTCCAGGAAACTTGGAACTGAAAGAAATCTCACTACCATTATAAAGAAACGTTAAACGACCTTTTTCGATCTTATATGCGATCACTGAATCGACTTCCAGGCCGAATTTCCTTTCTAGGGAAGACCCGTTTTTTTCTTTGTTCCAATGTTCGGAGTCGATTTCGAAAAATCCGAATATCGTTTTTCTAGATCGAACCAAAGGAATACATTCCCGTATACCGGGATCGTCCAAATTTAGAATAATACGCCTTCGTGTCTTATCGACGAACTTCGCAAACGCTTCCAAAAGATTCCTCCTCGACTTATAATAGTCCAGGTGATCTTCATCAATATTCGTTAATATACGGATAGGCGCATCATGATTCAAAAACGTACCGTCCGACTCGTCGGATTCAAAAACCGCATATTTTCCTTGCACGAATCTTCCCC is a window encoding:
- a CDS encoding Gfo/Idh/MocA family protein — encoded protein: MRKTKTLIVGLGRIAGILEKDPLRQKPCTHAGVLLSAWGKKNFEIIGALDLNREKRELFRKQWKFPTDRIFSDLDSFAKIRNIPDLTIIATPTESHYLDACSAIRFGSKNLLVEKPVCETFLQAKSLEKLARKNEVRIWVNHERRYHPKYSWAKSVLESGKYGTIRTIRASVLTSAANPGRAFHDRTGPLFHDGTHAIDLIYWLLGKPDRVRSSLRKRNGVSVEDRAVAFLEYDSGPIVFLEAGGSRNYFQFEMDIMTDCARMILSNDGFSLFESKASRKYKGFNSLTEVSFPEKSSIGPNPFENLYAEIRSVLANKSDRITGDIRENLGIMELLDRIKTKADVRMVSEPE
- the murC gene encoding UDP-N-acetylmuramate--L-alanine ligase yields the protein MSGFNFSKPDLSFSKPFFLGIGGSGMSSLAHILLDIGLPVVGYDGKKSPTTKILEEKGAIIYSKSDEIPDRFDAAIYSSAIRLDEHPIAKVLNDRGVPFFHRSKVLHDCFASQIGIAVAGSHGKTTTTAMTGFLLDSVGLKPSVMVGGEVAFLEGKGGRFVQGKYAVFESDESDGTFLNHDAPIRILTNIDEDHLDYYKSRRNLLEAFAKFVDKTRRRIILNLDDPGIRECIPLVRSRKTIFGFFEIDSEHWNKEKNGSSLERKFGLEVDSVIAYKIEKGRLTFLYNGSEISFSSKFPGAHYLRNSLAAIMAGIEVGISAEDAVRSISAYSGVKRRLEYLGSVDGVDVYDDYGHHPTEVRAVLSSMAEMSDGKGRTVVLFQPHRFTRTQNLYKEFAESLESGEIVYLLPIYSAGENPIPGVSSELIVEAMKRKPILLSDDVKMGCAELRKFLRSGDKLVTLGAGNVRDWGMEFLS
- a CDS encoding UDP-N-acetylmuramoyl-tripeptide--D-alanyl-D-alanine ligase translates to MRSDFKYDPETVRRVLSSPSKFSFAQESEILSVTTSSGMCEAGSLFVPLRGNRDGHDFIPDALSKGAIHFLCEYEHTILEKLSEADKEKAIFVKDTLIGLGKLAAFHRSRFKPIVIAVTGSSGKTTTKEILGSCLAPLEESLVVTEKNYNNEIGVPFTLFQIGPKTRYVICEMGMNTKDEISRLSSMAKPQLAIITTIGTAHIEFFSSRKGIAKAKAEVMDGMPKSGIVFYPATGEYKRILSKKARKAGVKLKFVSLTSRIKILETLREGFRLEISDTILNWNLPGSKLLENLSLCIATLEEIGTPVDWIIQGIRNFRTKDKRLDLQEGTYRILNDTYNANRESMLSSLEACSQLSGVDGFYAILGDMKEVGSYSSKFHTEIGKFAASLSNCKGIFTFGSGSISTFKGFRSKAAPSRTAFSFSGDEEGLHSLLESVRKNVPEGSYILAKASRGMKLERVAEALNSVSKIE
- a CDS encoding 5-(carboxyamino)imidazole ribonucleotide synthase; amino-acid sequence: MNKALFPPARLGVMGSGQLGRMFAQEAIRMGYRVSVYSPERNTPAALAGAEEVVVPYEDETSLRKFLGSVDAVTFEFENIPNSELTLIENFSKETGLIVSPRPECIRIAQHRIREKTTFRNLGLPTVDFYPIANKSDAVAAAEKCKFPAVLKTSTFGYDGKGQTKYRTREEFRFWAGSLGTEPLDLILEEWASFDKEASVILARSRDGKSFCFSPSENVHKNHILDLTIHPGEFSEKTKNAMVAAAVRLAEGIDYVGVFGLEFFIVGDTFLLNEFAPRPHNSGHFSQDAASVSQFELQVRMLVGLPIPNFILSSDSSMKNILGQDFAPDSEQWLKYMSDARYSLHLYGKSEPRTDRKMGHWNYVGENPKNAFK
- the purE gene encoding 5-(carboxyamino)imidazole ribonucleotide mutase, producing MKPKVAVIMGSQSDWETMKEAVTILQELGIASHKEIISAHRSPEIMMDFAKSARSRGFEIIIAGAGGAAHLPGMVASLTTLPVLGVPVKSSNLKGLDSLLSIVQMPGGVPVGTLAIGSAGAKNAGLLAARILSLHDENLAKKLEAYRDKIREEALSKNDQLI